The following DNA comes from Miscanthus floridulus cultivar M001 chromosome 5, ASM1932011v1, whole genome shotgun sequence.
CCTTAAGCCTATATAGGTTATCAAAACTTTTGCCCCAAGGCCCATAAATCTTATCCATGGTAAGATTTTTACCTTTATACACTCTCTTGTAGGGCACCATAATTTTGTATGTATCCTTCAACCTCCTTTGCAGTTCTGTTGCACCTAGAGTTCCATCTTCCTTCAGCCAATCAATCACCTGACTGCATACCTAGAACTATGTTACCCCTACACAGATTCCTTGCCTCCTAGTGCTCTGACACACATGAGGGTAGGGGTTCCTTTTCACCTACAAAATAGTCAAGTAATGCACTTATTACAAGTCACACAATGCAAGAAAAACAGGGAGCAGTCAATAAAAACAATGTAGTAACACATTACCTTAATAGTGTGCCCATCCCTTAGAGTTGAGGCATGAAGTCTCCACCTGCAGTCCTCACTCTACTGTGAGCAGTTCATCCTATACCTCCCTGTATCACTCTTCTCATTGTCATAGTTGAACTCATGTTTAACAGCATGAGTAGCTAAAGCAATCTTAAAAGCATCCATGTCTAAATACATTGTTCCTACTAACATAGGATGGTCCTTCTTGTCATAATCAACATCAGACATATGTTCAGGCTCTCTATCTTTAACCATATCATCTATGTCTTCTACTTCATCATCAGATGATTCATCATTAGAGTCTGTCTCAGAGGATTCATCAGCACTAGAACTCTCACCTTCCTATTCTTTACTCCCACCTTGGCTCTGAGGATTAGGAGGAGGTGGGAGTATTGGGGACCAAGGTCAATATACAacccttcctcatcaacacccacatGTTCATTCATTGGGTTTGGGTTAGCCAGGTATTTAGGTTCAGTAGATTGAGTGTGTGTGGCATGGCTTGGTTCTGCTAAGCTTGGACAAGCAATTGAAGGGGTGAATGGGGGTTCAACGGAGTTCACAGTGCTACCAGAATCCCAATCAGAAATCATAGGGGGCTCACTACTTGGGCTATGATATGCAACGGTCAACAAGCAGCATTTGGAAGCCTTATGTTTTGCAAACATTTTCAACCAAATCTTGGTCAGTGCAGACTTGGATGTTCACTTTACTATCCATGCAGAAATAAAACAATCTCACTATGTCACCATAGTTATGAGGATACTTGTCGACAACTTCAGCAACCAGGTCTGTGAAGTTAGTGCAGTCAGCATCCACGACTTTGTTCAACGAAAACCACCGCGCACGAGAACTGGGAGCAACAATCCAGATTTCTAAGTTGTAGCTACTTTCTGCGTCCATCCTACAGATGAACAAGGAGTACGCAATCAACACTACAAACACGGGGCACAAATGCAGGGCACTAAATACCAATCAACACTACAAACACGGGGCACCATGAAACCAAGAGGGGAAGTAGTGAACTCACTCGTCCGGAAGCCAATCCGGTCGCTCGCCCACGCCCTTGTTCCCCGCCATGCCACACCTATCCTCTGGATCCACGGTCGAATCCACGCTCCACTACCCCATGCACCGCCACAAGCACAGGGGATTCATCGTTTTCTTTCCTAGCCGGCGCTACAGCCTCCGttgccggatccgccgccgctaGGGTTTCTCGGCCACTAGGGTTAAGGAGCTGAGGgagtcgagcgagaagagagagtgagagactgAGGGAGATGGCGATCAATATCTGTcaacacagcctccacatatgtcCGTGACTAAAAGGGTAACATGAACATTTTTTCTGTCCGGTCCCATATGTAAGAGCTGCCAAAccatcaaaataaaaaagaatggaGATGGAATAACGTGAGTTTAGCGTCGTGGCGCCTCACGGCACCGTGAGGCGAGGAATGGAGCATCCTTCATGGTAGGCATGGAAAAGGCTCAATCGCTAAAACCCCACGAAGGCCCGAACCCTAAGCACAGCGCTTCCATGGCCGCATCCacgtcgtcgtcggcggcggcggctgccgcgCGGAAGGGCGCGTTGACGGATCAGAGGTTCTCGGAGCTGTCCCCCGCGCTGTCCCCGGAGGTGGTGGAGGCCCTGGACCGCGGAGGCTTCCAGCGGTGCACGCCCGTGCAGGCGGCGGCCATCCCGCACCTGCTATCCCACAAGGACGTCGCCGTCGACGCTGCCACAGGCTCCGGGAAGACCCTTGCCTTCATCGTCCCCGTCGTTGAGATCCTCCGGCGCCGCTCCTCCCGGCCCAAGTCCCACGAGGTCGCCTCACCGCTCCTGACCCCCACACATCCTCTGCTCTGATCTTCTGCTACCTCTGACAAAAATCTGCACCCTTTTTCTCACTTTCTGATCAATAAATGAATCGGTATTTGCAGGTTCTTGCTCTCATTATCTCTCCCACGAGAGAATTGTCCTCGCAGATATTCAATGTGGCCCAGCCCTTCTTCGCGACCCTGAATGGCGTGTCGTCCATGCTCCTGGTGGGTGGGCTGGATATCAAAGCAGAGCTCAAGAAGGTAGAGGAAGAGGGCGCAAACATACTGGTGGGCACTCCCGGGAAGTTGTGTGATATAATGCACACGGACGCTCTAGAGTACAAGAATCTTGAGGCGATTTCAGAGACATGGGAACTCTTCGTGTGATTCTTTTCTTCTGAATTTGGTGGAAATGCTGTGGCATTGATGTTATCTCCATTCGTTTTTGTGTATGCATGGGAAGCAGATTTTGATCCTAGATGAGGCTGATAGACTCTTGGATATGGGATTCCAGAAGCATATTAACTTCATACTTTCAATGTTACCGAAGCTGAGGAGGACTGGCCTTTACTCAGCTACCCAGACGAAAGCTGTTGCGGACCTATCCAAAGCAGGGTTGAGAAATCCTATAAGGGTTGAGGTTAAGACAGAGGCAAAGTCCACAAGCAAAGATGCTGGTCAGCAAGAGCTTGGTCCATCCAAAACACCATTGGGGCTTCGGTTAGAGGTGCATTCAATATACTTTGTTTTTGTCATGATCATGTGTTCTGGTTTTCTTGATGAATTCTAGCTGTTCCCTACAAAATCATAAGCTTGTTTTGGTGCAGTATATGATATGTGAAGCATCAAAGAAGTCATCTCAGCTTGTTGATTTCCTTGTGCAGAATAGTGGGAAGAAGATAATGGTGTAAGTACATGATGAACTGAAATTTATGTTTAGCTACTTATTCTTAGTTGTGTGTAGCATTGTGCTAACTTTTGAACCCTCCTATCCCAATTGATTGCAGGTATTTTGCAACATGTGCTTGTGTAGATTATTGGGCTGTTGTTCTTCCACTGATTAACTCGCTTAAAGGTTCTCCAATAATTGCTTACCATGGGAAGATGAAACAGGTTGGTAGAGCAAAGCACTTTGTTTTCATGCTCCCCCTGTCCAAAAATATGAGGCACATTTTGACCGTCTAGAAGTGAGTTTTGACCAGAGATTTCTCTTTGAATATTTTAGTAATAGTTTTACAATCACAACAGTAAGAATGTACGGTTGAATATGAATCCAATTGTATCAATTTTCAATCACATATTTATTCTTATATTAATTTGTTGGTCAAACATGGATTTGGACAGTCAAAACATGCCTTACATTTCTGGACGGAGTGAGTAATTTTtactatttaatatttttttagagTAATAGGGCATAGTCTTTGTCTTACCAAAGCGAAGACCAAGTCACATTACAGCATTTGGATTGTGATACAAGTGGTATTCAAATGACTTGCTTCCCAGTGGTTTCTTCATACTGATTTCATCTATCCTTTTTTTCCTAATATGTAGGGCCTTCGAGAGAAAGCTTTGGCATCATTTTCTGCTCTTTCAAGTGGCGTTCTAGTCTGCACTGATGTTGCAGCAAGGGGTCTTGACATACCAAGTGTTGACCTGATTGTTCAGGTTATATTCTGCTCTTTCCTCCCTAAATTTGAATATTCATGTCCAGGCATCAGCTGATAGTAAGGATGCATGTTTGTTCATCCAGTATGATCCACCTCAAGATCCCAACGTTTTCATACATAGAGCTGGCCGTACAGCACGTTATGATCAAGAAGGGGA
Coding sequences within:
- the LOC136451580 gene encoding DEAD-box ATP-dependent RNA helicase 18-like isoform X3, whose translation is MVGMEKAQSLKPHEGPNPKHSASMAASTSSSAAAAAARKGALTDQRFSELSPALSPEVVEALDRGGFQRCTPVQAAAIPHLLSHKDVAVDAATGSGKTLAFIVPVVEILRRRSSRPKSHEVLALIISPTRELSSQIFNVAQPFFATLNGVSSMLLVGGLDIKAELKKILILDEADRLLDMGFQKHINFILSMLPKLRRTGLYSATQTKAVADLSKAGLRNPIRVEVKTEAKSTSKDAGQQELGPSKTPLGLRLEYMICEASKKSSQLVDFLVQNSGKKIMVYFATCACVDYWAVVLPLINSLKGSPIIAYHGKMKQGLREKALASFSALSSGVLVCTDVAARGLDIPSVDLIVQYDPPQDPNVFIHRAGRTARYDQEGDAIVFLLPKEDTYVEFLKLRGVPLTERECPAYTDDVIPQIRSAALEDRNVMEKGLRAFVSFVRAYKEHHCSYIFRWKDLEIGKLAMEYGLLQIPSMPEVKHHSLSLEGFIPVDDVDITQIKYKDKAREKQRKKALKRKAEEEAQNPKPERKRAPEKPEKPKRKKTGKQRQSIQTKEDLDELAHEYQLLKKLKRGDIDEEEYEKLTGFGDSDGDASDGDASNLDERKEKGNKTQKKLKQRGKCKGGSKKFEGRTKMRSKRR
- the LOC136451580 gene encoding DEAD-box ATP-dependent RNA helicase 18-like isoform X2; protein product: MVGMEKAQSLKPHEGPNPKHSASMAASTSSSAAAAAARKGALTDQRFSELSPALSPEVVEALDRGGFQRCTPVQAAAIPHLLSHKDVAVDAATGSGKTLAFIVPVVEILRRRSSRPKSHEVLALIISPTRELSSQIFNVAQPFFATLNGVSSMLLVGGLDIKAELKKVEEEGANILILILDEADRLLDMGFQKHINFILSMLPKLRRTGLYSATQTKAVADLSKAGLRNPIRVEVKTEAKSTSKDAGQQELGPSKTPLGLRLEYMICEASKKSSQLVDFLVQNSGKKIMVYFATCACVDYWAVVLPLINSLKGSPIIAYHGKMKQGLREKALASFSALSSGVLVCTDVAARGLDIPSVDLIVQYDPPQDPNVFIHRAGRTARYDQEGDAIVFLLPKEDTYVEFLKLRGVPLTERECPAYTDDVIPQIRSAALEDRNVMEKGLRAFVSFVRAYKEHHCSYIFRWKDLEIGKLAMEYGLLQIPSMPEVKHHSLSLEGFIPVDDVDITQIKYKDKAREKQRKKALKRKAEEEAQNPKPERKRAPEKPEKPKRKKTGKQRQSIQTKEDLDELAHEYQLLKKLKRGDIDEEEYEKLTGFGDSDGDASDGDASNLDERKEKGNKTQKKLKQRGKCKGGSKKFEGRTKMRSKRR
- the LOC136451580 gene encoding DEAD-box ATP-dependent RNA helicase 18-like isoform X1, whose amino-acid sequence is MVGMEKAQSLKPHEGPNPKHSASMAASTSSSAAAAAARKGALTDQRFSELSPALSPEVVEALDRGGFQRCTPVQAAAIPHLLSHKDVAVDAATGSGKTLAFIVPVVEILRRRSSRPKSHEVLALIISPTRELSSQIFNVAQPFFATLNGVSSMLLVGGLDIKAELKKVEEEGANILQILILDEADRLLDMGFQKHINFILSMLPKLRRTGLYSATQTKAVADLSKAGLRNPIRVEVKTEAKSTSKDAGQQELGPSKTPLGLRLEYMICEASKKSSQLVDFLVQNSGKKIMVYFATCACVDYWAVVLPLINSLKGSPIIAYHGKMKQGLREKALASFSALSSGVLVCTDVAARGLDIPSVDLIVQYDPPQDPNVFIHRAGRTARYDQEGDAIVFLLPKEDTYVEFLKLRGVPLTERECPAYTDDVIPQIRSAALEDRNVMEKGLRAFVSFVRAYKEHHCSYIFRWKDLEIGKLAMEYGLLQIPSMPEVKHHSLSLEGFIPVDDVDITQIKYKDKAREKQRKKALKRKAEEEAQNPKPERKRAPEKPEKPKRKKTGKQRQSIQTKEDLDELAHEYQLLKKLKRGDIDEEEYEKLTGFGDSDGDASDGDASNLDERKEKGNKTQKKLKQRGKCKGGSKKFEGRTKMRSKRR